The following are encoded in a window of Bacillus sp. SORGH_AS_0510 genomic DNA:
- a CDS encoding nuclease-related domain-containing protein has translation MVLKELPLPMRLLLTKIVKKRLIRGHSMHPILEKDLAKRWAGYWGEVALSNYLKELPQENYFIFYDLQLKHKGVHFQIDALLISKTHILIIEAKNIIGVLQFDNVFKQFIRMNNDGSEEAFEDPRVQAQRLQYLLQGWMRENGCEWLPIDYLVFFKSSSKTILRCDPSDKTDLSKVCKARDIFNKIRAIEKRFQKELISDQILNQLGNLLLQQHCPKDINILEEYKLTTNEILSGVCCPNEECLSIPLEYKKGKWVCTKCETSSKAAFLDALNDYFYIIKPTITNSEFRTFLHLPTEDIAQKMLKKLHLHITGKTKDRVYHLRPKEVTLCDL, from the coding sequence ATGGTTTTAAAGGAACTCCCTTTGCCTATGAGACTTTTATTAACAAAGATAGTAAAAAAACGGTTAATAAGAGGTCATAGTATGCATCCAATTTTAGAAAAAGATCTGGCCAAAAGATGGGCAGGATACTGGGGCGAGGTTGCCCTATCTAATTACCTTAAAGAACTCCCTCAAGAAAACTACTTCATTTTTTATGACCTCCAATTAAAACACAAAGGTGTTCACTTCCAAATTGATGCATTACTTATCTCCAAAACTCACATTTTAATCATTGAAGCTAAAAATATCATCGGTGTTTTACAGTTTGATAATGTTTTTAAACAATTTATACGAATGAATAATGATGGCAGTGAAGAGGCATTTGAAGATCCTCGTGTTCAAGCTCAAAGACTTCAATATCTCTTACAAGGCTGGATGAGGGAAAATGGCTGCGAGTGGTTGCCCATCGACTATCTTGTTTTTTTCAAAAGTTCGTCTAAAACTATTTTAAGATGCGATCCTAGTGATAAAACTGATCTAAGCAAAGTATGCAAGGCTAGGGACATATTCAATAAAATAAGAGCAATAGAGAAACGATTTCAAAAAGAACTAATAAGCGATCAAATACTTAATCAATTAGGGAATTTACTCTTACAACAACACTGTCCCAAGGATATTAATATCTTAGAAGAGTACAAGCTTACTACAAATGAGATTCTAAGTGGTGTGTGTTGCCCAAATGAAGAATGTCTTTCTATCCCATTGGAATATAAAAAAGGAAAATGGGTCTGTACTAAATGTGAAACATCCTCCAAGGCAGCCTTTTTAGATGCTCTAAATGATTACTTTTACATAATTAAGCCAACGATTACTAACTCAGAATTTCGTACATTCCTTCACCTTCCGACAGAAGATATTGCTCAAAAAATGCTCAAAAAATTACATCTGCATATTACGGGAAAAACCAAAGACCGAGTCTACCATCTCCGCCCAAAAGAGGTTACCCTATGCGATTTATAG